Proteins encoded within one genomic window of Companilactobacillus zhachilii:
- a CDS encoding two-component system regulatory protein YycI has protein sequence MDFRRIEVIFLIVFFSLDIFLFLSFRNSQQLVSSSSTNTSTVTEMRKRNISFGNLDTKNGYAYYLGSRPDNSLAQNIQKLRNQKVEYEDVNHTLVSTLNSPVTVTANNRKQIMNKFVKKESNILFGNKYKYSPQLSSNSQIVYVYTDSLGEVYDKTAQLVFSVSDGEVIGYTQTYVRSMIILHERQAIKSEKDVVTNLYANSEIPNNSKISYANLAYTKLLEAKDSTIYIPVWFVTIRNKDSKVATTKKVNAFTGNIIKSSTNGDNYSAQ, from the coding sequence ATGGATTTTAGAAGAATCGAAGTTATATTCTTAATAGTATTTTTCTCACTAGATATCTTTTTATTCTTGTCATTTCGCAATAGTCAACAATTGGTCAGTAGCAGTAGTACCAATACATCAACGGTTACTGAGATGCGTAAACGTAATATAAGTTTTGGTAATTTAGATACAAAAAATGGATATGCCTATTATTTAGGTTCACGACCTGACAATAGTTTGGCCCAAAATATTCAAAAATTACGTAACCAAAAAGTTGAATACGAGGATGTTAATCATACACTAGTAAGTACTTTGAATAGCCCAGTGACAGTGACAGCCAATAATCGTAAACAAATAATGAATAAATTTGTTAAGAAAGAAAGCAATATTTTATTCGGTAACAAATATAAGTATTCACCACAACTTTCTAGTAATTCGCAAATAGTTTACGTCTATACAGATTCTTTAGGTGAAGTTTATGATAAGACGGCTCAACTGGTCTTTTCCGTTTCCGATGGAGAAGTGATAGGTTATACTCAGACTTATGTGCGGTCGATGATTATTTTGCATGAACGACAAGCTATTAAGAGTGAAAAAGATGTCGTGACGAACCTCTATGCTAATTCAGAAATCCCCAATAATTCCAAGATCTCATATGCTAATTTAGCTTATACGAAATTGTTGGAAGCTAAGGATAGTACGATTTACATTCCGGTTTGGTTCGTGACGATTCGCAATAAAGATAGTAAAGTTGCTACAACTAAGAAAGTTAATGCCTTTACTGGTAATATTATAAAGAGTTCAACAAACGGAGATAATTACAGTGCCCAATGA
- a CDS encoding YycH family regulatory protein yields the protein MKFSRLIVQLFLVVAVITSIVLSFFIWTNTARYQRGRNIDVTSAESNKNEIPMNQVISPTSVIWHDETDQHLIYNSNENISLSIQKVMQDWKISEPKQISKKNGAYYQKIIQEKNTLQMIYPTGITINTFGYLLNNDSLKNDKNNQFNRILVNLKDKKDPHIYLANDNNYTVYKAKLKNASSVPIMKLVKKANINLKVRLDIMKHGVFTSYVDPIKLKSYSYVISGKKDGEYTTALFDSNTNGLVTSEDNGVYTYNSGESKRLISDHNTDELTFEDYTDTSVPKNQLAFLQRGYQKVTNLQNSISNLRLYSANWDDKDLVFREYVEGFPIFKKSQFGSIRIKFSRKGSSEHFLNKVLEVPVPSNSAATTLKSTNAIFKGLQRAGYSPNDVQNIEIGYQWEAEADNEKVVDLKPTYYVKIDGHWKAYDEWTNESAEEE from the coding sequence ATGAAGTTTAGTCGATTGATCGTCCAGTTATTTTTGGTCGTAGCTGTAATCACCAGTATTGTCCTATCCTTCTTTATTTGGACAAATACGGCGCGATATCAGCGAGGCCGCAATATTGATGTTACATCAGCGGAATCGAATAAAAATGAGATACCAATGAATCAAGTCATTAGTCCAACCTCAGTTATTTGGCATGATGAAACAGATCAACATTTAATTTATAACAGTAATGAAAACATTTCTTTGAGTATTCAAAAAGTGATGCAAGATTGGAAAATTAGTGAACCCAAGCAAATTTCCAAAAAGAATGGGGCTTACTATCAAAAAATCATTCAAGAAAAAAATACTTTGCAGATGATTTATCCAACTGGGATTACGATTAATACTTTTGGCTATTTATTGAATAATGATAGTCTGAAGAATGATAAGAATAATCAATTTAACCGTATTTTGGTTAACCTCAAAGATAAGAAAGATCCCCATATTTACTTGGCAAACGACAATAACTATACCGTTTATAAAGCTAAGTTAAAAAATGCCTCGTCTGTACCAATTATGAAATTAGTTAAAAAAGCTAACATTAATCTGAAGGTTCGCTTAGATATTATGAAGCATGGTGTCTTTACATCGTACGTTGATCCCATCAAGCTCAAGAGTTATTCATATGTTATTAGTGGGAAAAAGGATGGCGAATATACGACAGCTTTGTTTGACTCCAATACAAATGGCTTAGTCACATCTGAAGATAATGGCGTTTATACTTATAATTCCGGTGAGTCGAAGCGTTTGATTTCAGATCATAATACTGATGAACTGACATTTGAGGATTATACCGATACCTCAGTTCCAAAGAATCAATTGGCGTTCTTACAACGTGGTTATCAAAAAGTTACTAACTTGCAAAATTCTATTTCCAACTTGCGACTTTATAGTGCTAATTGGGATGATAAAGATTTAGTCTTTAGAGAATACGTTGAAGGCTTTCCAATTTTTAAGAAGAGTCAGTTTGGTTCCATTCGGATTAAATTTAGTCGTAAAGGAAGTAGTGAACATTTCTTAAACAAGGTTCTAGAAGTTCCAGTGCCATCCAATTCAGCAGCAACTACGCTTAAATCAACTAATGCAATTTTCAAAGGATTGCAGCGGGCAGGATATTCACCAAATGATGTCCAAAATATCGAGATTGGCTACCAATGGGAAGCGGAAGCTGATAATGAGAAGGTTGTTGATTTGAAACCAACTTATTATGTGAAGATCGATGGTCATTGGAAAGCTTATGATGAATGGACAAATGAAAGTGCGGAGGAAGAGTAA
- the walK gene encoding cell wall metabolism sensor histidine kinase WalK, whose product MKNRFVFLHSINFKIGLSFILILIVTIEIIGAYFVRQLEDQNVASFETSVQVPAYTLNQISENLTDNDQHTRENIGNAIQDYSRVSTDITDVQVVDRSGIIVGAKDSDGTNIVGTQTLKDNIKQSIRNDKKITQIYYEKDKGSSYESILPVMSPDNSTVVGAIYVRASMESVYTGINNIILIFLTASLVAGLLGGIIAIFISRAITRPIDEMKQQAVRMAEGDYSGQVRVYSPDELGQLAMAVNDLSVKVEEATENSESERRRLDSVLTQMSDGVIATNRLGNITVINEMAQEFLEKDEDEAIGQPLVDVLGIKDRTSFDDLLESPDPMVIETSDNSDDYDEVDDNSLILNADFSLIQRNSGFISGMVCVLHDVTEQQKIDSERRQFVSNVSHELRTPLTSISSYIDALNNGAWKDQKLAPQFLGVTAEETDRMIRMIQDLLSLSRMDQGRSKLDKELVNFNEFFSYILDRFDMMLKKEKADAKEDDTKVVKNYRIKRIFTSKDLWVEIDTDKMTQVIDNIMNNAIKYSPDGGVITCRLLETNKHIIVSISDEGLGIPRKDIKKVFERFYRVDKARSRKQGGTGLGLSISKEIVEQHKGRIWVNSAEGKGSTFYISLPFDPNETGGEWDEV is encoded by the coding sequence TTGAAAAATAGGTTTGTTTTTTTACATTCGATTAACTTCAAAATCGGATTATCATTTATTTTAATTTTAATCGTCACAATTGAAATCATTGGGGCCTATTTTGTGCGTCAGTTAGAGGATCAAAATGTAGCAAGTTTTGAAACTTCTGTGCAGGTGCCTGCGTATACTCTCAATCAAATTTCAGAAAATTTAACGGATAACGATCAACATACCCGTGAAAATATCGGAAATGCGATTCAGGATTACTCTCGTGTCAGCACCGATATTACTGACGTACAAGTAGTAGATCGAAGTGGAATCATTGTCGGGGCCAAGGATTCTGATGGGACAAATATTGTCGGTACACAGACTTTGAAAGATAATATCAAACAAAGTATTCGTAATGATAAAAAAATTACCCAAATCTACTATGAAAAAGATAAGGGTAGTTCGTATGAGTCGATTTTGCCAGTTATGTCGCCTGATAATAGTACCGTCGTGGGTGCTATTTATGTCCGTGCAAGTATGGAATCAGTTTATACGGGAATCAATAATATTATTTTGATTTTCCTAACAGCTTCACTAGTTGCCGGACTCTTGGGTGGTATTATTGCTATTTTCATTTCCCGAGCAATCACTCGTCCAATTGATGAAATGAAACAGCAAGCTGTCAGAATGGCTGAAGGAGATTACTCTGGACAAGTTCGTGTCTATTCTCCGGATGAATTAGGACAATTGGCAATGGCAGTTAATGATTTGTCAGTCAAAGTTGAAGAAGCGACGGAAAACTCGGAGTCTGAACGACGACGGTTGGATAGTGTTTTGACACAAATGTCTGATGGTGTTATTGCGACAAATCGTTTGGGTAATATTACAGTTATTAATGAAATGGCCCAAGAGTTTTTGGAAAAAGATGAAGATGAAGCGATTGGACAACCATTAGTGGATGTTTTGGGCATTAAGGACCGGACTAGTTTTGATGATTTGTTGGAAAGTCCTGATCCAATGGTGATTGAAACTAGTGATAATAGCGATGATTACGATGAAGTTGACGATAATTCGTTGATTTTAAATGCTGATTTCTCGTTGATTCAAAGAAATAGTGGCTTCATTAGTGGTATGGTTTGTGTTCTACATGATGTCACTGAACAACAAAAAATCGATAGTGAACGTCGTCAATTTGTTTCCAATGTTTCACACGAGTTGAGAACGCCTTTGACAAGTATAAGTAGCTATATTGATGCTTTGAACAATGGTGCTTGGAAGGATCAAAAACTGGCACCACAGTTCTTAGGTGTAACTGCAGAGGAAACTGACCGGATGATTCGAATGATTCAAGATTTATTGAGTTTGTCACGAATGGATCAAGGACGTTCGAAGTTGGACAAGGAATTAGTTAACTTTAATGAATTCTTCTCCTATATTTTGGATCGTTTTGATATGATGTTGAAAAAAGAAAAAGCTGATGCAAAAGAAGACGATACGAAAGTTGTCAAAAATTATCGTATCAAGCGGATTTTCACCAGCAAAGATCTTTGGGTCGAAATTGATACTGATAAGATGACTCAAGTGATCGATAATATTATGAACAATGCTATCAAGTATTCACCAGATGGTGGTGTTATTACTTGTCGTTTGTTGGAGACTAACAAGCACATCATTGTCAGCATCTCTGATGAAGGTCTTGGTATTCCTCGTAAGGATATCAAGAAGGTCTTTGAACGTTTCTATCGTGTAGATAAGGCACGTTCAAGAAAACAAGGTGGTACTGGACTAGGTCTATCTATTTCCAAGGAAATTGTGGAACAACATAAAGGTAGAATCTGGGTCAACAGTGCTGAAGGTAAGGGATCAACATTCTACATTTCCTTACCATTTGATCCTAACGAAACAGGAGGAGAATGGGATGAAGTTTAG
- the yycF gene encoding response regulator YycF gives MAKKILVVDDEKPISDIVKYNLENEGYEVITAFDGQEALDKVDEDDPDLILLDLMLPVIDGLEVARTIRKTKDTPIIMLTAKDTEIDKVIGLELGADDYVTKPFSNRELVARVKARLRTQTHAHSEDTKTSEIKIGDLTILPDAYTVTKNGKEIELTHREFELLHYLAQHIGQVMKREHLLQTVWGYDYFGDVRTVDVTVRRLREKIENNPSQPEWLMTRRGVGYYLRDPDGE, from the coding sequence ATGGCTAAAAAAATTCTAGTAGTAGATGATGAAAAACCAATTTCCGATATTGTTAAATATAATTTGGAAAATGAAGGCTACGAAGTCATAACTGCTTTTGATGGACAAGAAGCTTTAGATAAAGTGGATGAGGATGATCCAGACTTAATTTTACTTGATTTAATGCTTCCGGTTATTGACGGTCTTGAAGTAGCGAGAACTATCAGAAAAACTAAAGATACTCCAATTATTATGTTAACGGCTAAAGATACCGAAATTGATAAGGTTATTGGCCTAGAACTTGGGGCAGATGATTATGTCACTAAGCCATTCTCAAACCGAGAATTAGTGGCTCGTGTTAAAGCTCGTTTAAGAACGCAAACACATGCACATAGTGAGGACACTAAAACTAGTGAAATTAAAATTGGTGATTTAACCATTCTCCCCGATGCATATACAGTTACAAAGAATGGTAAGGAAATTGAATTAACTCATCGTGAGTTCGAATTGTTGCACTATTTGGCACAACACATCGGACAAGTAATGAAACGTGAACACTTGCTTCAAACAGTTTGGGGCTACGATTATTTTGGTGACGTAAGAACAGTTGACGTTACAGTCAGACGATTACGTGAAAAAATCGAAAATAATCCTAGTCAACCAGAATGGCTAATGACACGACGTGGTGTTGGCTATTATCTAAGAGATCCAGACGGCGAGTAG
- a CDS encoding 5-formyltetrahydrofolate cyclo-ligase yields the protein MLNNGLEGELIDKKDLRKQQIKQLQKNQLKTRTEGVELLKKLQETPEWKNAKTIATTVSAPFEVPTTPIIEAAQAEGKQVYLPKTMPHRQMAFLPFTSSEDLVRSDFGIPEPVYDENLVNQEPDLVIVPGLAFAEDSNYRVGFGGGYYDRFLAKYSGKTVALVPSTMHFESADWEIKEHDIKIQRLILVD from the coding sequence ATGTTAAATAATGGCTTGGAGGGTGAGCTTATCGATAAAAAAGATTTACGTAAACAACAAATTAAACAATTACAAAAGAATCAATTAAAGACACGTACTGAAGGGGTAGAATTACTCAAAAAGTTGCAAGAAACTCCAGAATGGAAAAATGCTAAGACTATTGCTACTACAGTTAGCGCACCATTCGAAGTTCCAACAACTCCAATTATTGAGGCTGCTCAAGCAGAGGGAAAACAAGTTTATTTGCCAAAGACAATGCCACATCGCCAAATGGCTTTTCTACCATTTACTAGTAGTGAAGATTTGGTACGCAGTGATTTTGGAATTCCCGAACCCGTTTATGATGAAAATTTAGTTAATCAGGAACCTGATTTAGTGATTGTTCCGGGATTAGCATTTGCTGAAGATTCTAATTACCGCGTAGGTTTTGGTGGTGGTTATTATGACCGCTTTTTAGCTAAATATTCTGGCAAAACAGTTGCATTAGTCCCATCAACAATGCATTTTGAAAGTGCTGATTGGGAAATTAAAGAACATGATATTAAGATTCAACGTTTGATTTTAGTGGATTAG
- a CDS encoding DUF1905 domain-containing protein, whose amino-acid sequence MKTYKFTAQIKASEVGKGGAFVEFPYDIKQEFGKGRVKVHATFDGIPYDGSIVNMGVKHTDGSICYILGILKSIRQELKKNIGDTVEVTITER is encoded by the coding sequence ATGAAAACTTACAAGTTTACAGCCCAAATTAAAGCCTCTGAAGTTGGCAAAGGCGGTGCTTTCGTTGAATTTCCTTATGATATTAAACAAGAATTCGGCAAGGGACGAGTCAAAGTTCACGCTACTTTTGACGGCATTCCTTATGACGGTTCAATCGTTAACATGGGTGTAAAACATACTGATGGCAGCATTTGTTATATTTTAGGAATTCTCAAATCAATTCGCCAAGAGTTAAAGAAAAATATCGGTGACACTGTTGAAGTTACTATTACTGAACGTTAA
- a CDS encoding MarR family winged helix-turn-helix transcriptional regulator: MENELIQALVTIVSFFNRTDRDKAFIKDAGVNLETTSFQLFVTIGRMQPTNVSDLANILGKSHSSVSRQIDKLEQKGLVTTKDAEVDARIRSIQLSKSGEQLKQILDATRVNNISMALTSWTDAEKQSLLVNLKHLAATLNNFEK, encoded by the coding sequence ATGGAGAACGAGTTAATCCAAGCTTTAGTAACGATTGTTTCGTTCTTTAATCGGACTGATCGAGACAAAGCCTTCATTAAAGACGCTGGAGTGAATTTGGAAACAACTTCTTTTCAATTATTTGTAACCATTGGTCGAATGCAACCAACCAATGTTAGCGACCTAGCCAATATCTTAGGTAAAAGCCATTCCAGCGTTAGTCGTCAAATTGATAAGTTGGAACAAAAAGGGTTAGTTACAACTAAAGATGCTGAAGTAGATGCTCGAATTCGTTCGATTCAATTGTCGAAATCGGGTGAACAATTAAAACAAATTTTAGATGCAACGAGAGTCAACAATATCAGTATGGCCCTGACTAGCTGGACTGACGCTGAAAAACAATCATTACTCGTTAACTTGAAACATTTAGCAGCGACTTTAAACAACTTTGAAAAGTAA
- a CDS encoding quinone oxidoreductase family protein, translating into MKAAIVEQRGIEPVYGDFEAPKESEGNVIVDVTASALSNLTKMRAMGRHYSASQIFPNVAGTDGVGTVNGKRVYFLATNAPYGTLAEKTLVNQKLIIPLPDGIDDVTAAAIANPGMSSWAALVSRAHFEAGQTVLINGATGTAGSLAVKIAYHLGAKKVIVTGRNAEKLSKLGADKAIAFDMTATDGANQFTSNLADTFEAGVDVVLDYLWGDSALAIMTAVANFGGHNVTRFVSIGASAGQADIALPSAVLRSSAIEILGSGVKSATMSDLMSAIDGVFQWAAKKNIQMKTNNFSLSEIEKAWKAPLSPRAVVTVK; encoded by the coding sequence ATGAAAGCAGCGATTGTAGAACAACGAGGAATTGAACCAGTTTATGGTGATTTTGAAGCTCCTAAGGAAAGTGAAGGGAATGTTATTGTTGATGTCACCGCATCGGCTTTAAGTAATCTGACTAAGATGCGTGCTATGGGGCGGCATTATTCGGCTAGTCAAATTTTTCCAAATGTTGCTGGGACTGATGGTGTTGGAACTGTTAATGGAAAGCGAGTTTATTTTTTAGCAACTAATGCTCCTTATGGAACGTTGGCGGAAAAGACTTTGGTTAATCAAAAGTTAATCATACCTTTGCCTGATGGGATTGATGATGTCACGGCGGCAGCTATTGCTAATCCGGGGATGTCATCATGGGCTGCTCTAGTTAGTCGGGCTCATTTTGAAGCTGGACAAACGGTTTTGATTAATGGGGCGACAGGAACCGCGGGTAGTTTGGCAGTTAAAATTGCCTATCACTTAGGTGCTAAGAAGGTTATTGTGACTGGTCGTAATGCTGAAAAGTTGAGTAAATTGGGCGCTGATAAAGCTATTGCTTTTGATATGACAGCGACCGATGGGGCTAATCAATTTACTTCCAATCTAGCTGATACATTTGAAGCTGGAGTTGATGTGGTCCTCGATTATTTGTGGGGCGATAGTGCGTTGGCAATCATGACAGCAGTTGCAAATTTTGGTGGCCATAATGTAACACGCTTTGTTAGTATCGGGGCTTCGGCAGGTCAAGCTGATATTGCTTTACCATCTGCGGTCTTGCGTTCTTCAGCTATTGAAATTTTGGGTAGTGGTGTCAAAAGTGCAACGATGTCTGATTTAATGTCAGCTATCGATGGTGTCTTTCAATGGGCAGCCAAGAAAAATATCCAAATGAAAACGAATAACTTTTCGCTATCAGAAATTGAAAAAGCATGGAAGGCACCGCTATCACCACGTGCGGTCGTAACGGTGAAATAA
- a CDS encoding SLAP domain-containing protein, whose amino-acid sequence MKKLVKGLLFSSLLAIGADGALVANPLTAKADYNNYYGYTEVGNSVVKVRDTGARIYNAYGQSTGRFLPMGSEWKTNLENTLSDGSYYCIGVNEFVKSSDVEYTVDSGLKNNYGTESAGNYDGVAVTTLDGAAVYDAAGQPIGRTLPDGSLWKIDQINNIANGTYYRVGSDEYVSAIDVRVYENTVVFPISRVITTRAGQPAQLYNDNNQPITDRALGPNTKWYTDEYCLIGGSGYFRVATDEYVSMVDVV is encoded by the coding sequence ATGAAGAAATTAGTAAAAGGTTTATTGTTTTCTTCATTATTAGCAATAGGTGCTGATGGTGCTTTAGTTGCTAATCCTTTAACTGCGAAGGCTGATTATAATAATTATTATGGATATACCGAAGTCGGCAATTCAGTTGTAAAGGTTCGAGATACCGGCGCTAGAATTTACAATGCTTATGGACAATCCACCGGTCGCTTTTTGCCTATGGGTTCGGAATGGAAAACTAATCTTGAAAATACTTTGAGTGACGGTTCTTACTATTGTATTGGTGTCAATGAGTTTGTTAAATCGTCTGATGTTGAGTATACCGTTGACAGTGGTTTGAAGAATAATTATGGTACAGAGTCAGCCGGAAATTATGATGGTGTTGCTGTTACTACTTTGGATGGCGCTGCAGTTTATGATGCCGCTGGTCAACCGATTGGCAGAACTTTACCTGATGGTTCTTTATGGAAAATCGATCAAATAAATAATATTGCCAATGGAACCTATTATCGTGTCGGTAGCGATGAGTATGTGAGTGCGATTGATGTTCGAGTATATGAAAATACTGTTGTGTTCCCGATCAGTCGAGTTATTACAACTAGAGCTGGTCAACCGGCACAACTTTACAATGATAATAATCAACCAATAACTGATCGTGCTTTGGGGCCTAATACGAAATGGTATACAGATGAGTATTGCCTAATTGGTGGTTCAGGCTATTTCCGTGTTGCTACGGATGAGTATGTTTCAATGGTTGATGTTGTTTGA
- a CDS encoding cation:proton antiporter has product MSLMVSTFILILAAVVSIFVSQVFSKVSVNYISMIIGAGLFLIPSLGSHVENFDSDIFIGMIVAPLLFFEGQATRLNSVGKEIKHIVQTAVSLVILCLVFVGFGVHIAAGVSLPLAFILAAISTPTDATAMESVTNGLQMPKTEGTFLKMESLFNDASGIILLNMGTLWYLNGYINYQETIVDFFISAVGGVLVGFAFAWVMVLFRQTLVRTSFNSLNSQILLYVIEPFILYYLAEEIHISGIIAVVCAGLVSNAEAQRSRLTNSLQVHLGDDIQSMITEIFNGVVFVILGFMFTKIIVDENISVNSLTWLGIGVLLYVINVLTRYVYGRIRLKFNNLSGWIFSLGGVHGAVTLALAYTLAEYHVKSSDFNLVLMSESVLIILSLIVPTIVFRFILPHEATDDEIIKKMTEIRVNMVHQALDTVNKMYLPDNVKNSVIFDLMAQKQRTRTRDFVKEWVKVVKHSEFTGDEKELEMRAFMNALGQERQYLDMISQSEVEYQDYIFELYNEVLMAESLVIGPTVSLAKDEVE; this is encoded by the coding sequence ATGAGCCTAATGGTTTCGACCTTTATTTTGATTTTGGCTGCTGTGGTGAGTATTTTTGTATCACAGGTTTTTTCCAAAGTCTCAGTGAACTATATCAGTATGATTATTGGGGCAGGATTGTTTCTCATTCCTAGCTTGGGTAGTCACGTTGAAAATTTTGATTCAGATATCTTTATCGGCATGATTGTTGCGCCATTGTTATTTTTTGAAGGACAAGCGACACGTCTTAATTCAGTGGGTAAGGAGATAAAACATATCGTCCAGACTGCTGTTTCACTAGTTATTTTATGTTTAGTTTTTGTTGGCTTTGGTGTTCATATTGCGGCTGGAGTCAGTTTACCTTTGGCTTTTATTTTGGCAGCGATTAGTACACCAACTGATGCTACGGCAATGGAGTCGGTTACGAATGGACTGCAAATGCCTAAAACTGAAGGAACTTTTTTGAAAATGGAGTCCTTATTTAATGATGCTTCTGGAATCATTTTGTTGAATATGGGAACCTTGTGGTATCTCAATGGCTATATTAATTATCAAGAAACCATCGTTGATTTCTTTATTTCAGCAGTCGGCGGTGTATTAGTTGGTTTTGCCTTTGCTTGGGTGATGGTTTTGTTCCGGCAGACGTTAGTTCGGACATCGTTTAATTCATTAAATTCACAGATTTTATTGTATGTAATTGAGCCGTTTATTTTATATTACTTAGCGGAAGAAATTCATATTTCAGGTATCATTGCCGTCGTCTGTGCGGGATTAGTTTCTAACGCTGAAGCACAACGAAGTCGTCTAACCAATTCTTTGCAAGTGCATTTAGGTGACGATATTCAAAGTATGATCACAGAAATTTTTAACGGGGTTGTTTTCGTTATTTTAGGATTCATGTTTACGAAAATTATTGTTGATGAAAATATCTCGGTTAATTCGTTAACTTGGCTTGGTATCGGGGTTCTCTTATACGTTATTAATGTTTTAACGAGATACGTTTACGGTCGGATACGATTAAAATTTAATAATTTGTCTGGTTGGATTTTCTCACTCGGGGGAGTCCATGGTGCGGTTACGTTAGCTTTGGCATATACTTTGGCTGAATATCATGTAAAAAGTAGTGATTTCAATTTAGTTTTAATGTCAGAAAGTGTTTTGATTATTTTAAGTTTAATTGTTCCAACGATTGTTTTCCGCTTTATTTTGCCGCATGAAGCAACGGATGATGAGATTATTAAAAAGATGACTGAGATACGTGTTAATATGGTTCACCAGGCATTAGATACAGTCAATAAGATGTATTTGCCAGATAATGTTAAGAACTCAGTTATCTTTGATCTGATGGCTCAAAAGCAACGAACTAGAACGCGTGATTTCGTCAAAGAATGGGTCAAAGTTGTAAAACATTCAGAGTTTACGGGTGACGAAAAGGAATTAGAAATGCGTGCCTTTATGAATGCTTTAGGACAAGAGCGACAATATTTAGATATGATTTCGCAAAGTGAAGTTGAGTATCAAGATTATATTTTTGAACTTTACAATGAAGTTTTGATGGCAGAATCATTAGTTATTGGACCAACAGTTTCACTAGCGAAGGATGAAGTTGAATAG
- the mmuM gene encoding homocysteine S-methyltransferase → MGDLIAADLKNRKGLVIDGAMATELEKRGVDTGSDLWSAAALIDHPQAIVDVHKHYFENGADVATTNTYQANVSKFMELGRTRAESESLIVKAVHLAQIARDEYFDSLTDEQRKHRVPRPLIAGSVGPYGAYLADGSEYRGDYDLTETEYQDFHYARMKLLDQAGVDLFAFETQPNFDEANALVDLLMEKFPQQHAWLSFSVKDEDTLCDGTSLAEAIKYFNGAEQVSAIGVNCTTLENIQEIIRNVKQVTDKPIIVYPNNGDIYDPETKTWHANSQADTFKDLVPTWLAEGAQLVGGCCRTTPKDIKEISDFIN, encoded by the coding sequence ATGGGTGATTTAATTGCGGCAGATTTGAAGAATCGTAAGGGCTTAGTTATTGATGGAGCTATGGCAACGGAATTAGAAAAACGCGGCGTTGATACTGGGAGTGATCTTTGGTCAGCTGCGGCTTTAATTGATCATCCGCAAGCAATTGTGGACGTTCATAAGCATTATTTTGAAAACGGAGCTGATGTTGCTACAACGAATACTTATCAAGCTAATGTTTCTAAATTCATGGAATTGGGACGGACTAGGGCTGAAAGTGAGTCCTTGATTGTGAAGGCTGTTCATTTGGCCCAAATAGCTCGAGATGAATATTTCGATAGCCTGACTGATGAACAAAGAAAGCATCGTGTGCCACGACCTCTAATTGCCGGAAGCGTTGGTCCTTATGGAGCATACTTGGCTGATGGCAGTGAATATCGTGGTGATTATGATTTAACGGAAACTGAATATCAAGATTTTCACTACGCTCGGATGAAGTTATTAGATCAAGCTGGAGTTGATTTGTTTGCTTTTGAAACACAACCGAATTTTGACGAAGCCAATGCTCTAGTAGATTTATTAATGGAGAAATTTCCGCAACAACATGCTTGGTTATCCTTTAGCGTCAAAGATGAAGATACATTGTGTGACGGAACTTCATTGGCGGAAGCAATTAAATATTTCAATGGTGCTGAACAGGTTTCAGCAATTGGGGTTAACTGTACGACTTTGGAAAATATTCAAGAAATTATCCGCAATGTTAAGCAAGTCACTGACAAACCAATCATTGTTTATCCTAATAATGGCGATATTTATGATCCGGAGACTAAAACTTGGCACGCTAATTCACAGGCAGATACGTTCAAGGATTTAGTGCCAACTTGGCTGGCAGAAGGAGCTCAATTAGTTGGTGGTTGTTGTCGAACCACACCAAAAGATATAAAAGAAATAAGTGATTTTATTAATTAA